One window from the genome of Sphingomonas lacunae encodes:
- a CDS encoding phosphoserine transaminase, which produces MTDAVKPAALPARPFFSSGPCAKPPGWSLEKLATESLGRSHRAKIGKTRLQLAIDLMRDVLQVPDTHRIGIVPGSDTGAVEMALWTMLGARAVTMLAWESFGEGWVTDVNKQLKLNATVLGAPYGELPDLSAVDFSNDVVFTWNGTTSGVRVPNGDWIADDREGLTFNDATSAVFAYDMPWDKLDVTTFSWQKVLGGEGAHGVIILGPRAVERLENHTPAWPLPKVFRLMSKGKLAEGVFKGETINTPSMLAVEDVIFALEWAKAVGGLQGLKARSNANAAALDAIVSARSWLGHLAADPATRSTTSVCLTVEGADADFIKAFAGLLEKEGAAYDIAGYRDAPPGLRIWCGATVDTADIEALGPWLDWAWASLKAA; this is translated from the coding sequence ATGACTGATGCTGTGAAGCCTGCGGCGCTGCCCGCACGGCCATTTTTTTCTTCCGGTCCCTGCGCCAAGCCGCCGGGCTGGTCCCTTGAAAAGCTCGCCACCGAATCACTGGGCCGGTCACACCGCGCCAAGATCGGCAAGACGCGCCTGCAACTGGCCATCGATCTGATGCGCGACGTGCTGCAGGTGCCCGACACACACCGCATCGGCATTGTTCCCGGATCGGACACCGGCGCCGTCGAAATGGCGCTTTGGACGATGCTTGGCGCGCGCGCCGTCACCATGCTGGCGTGGGAAAGCTTTGGCGAAGGCTGGGTGACCGACGTCAACAAACAGCTCAAGCTCAACGCCACCGTGCTGGGCGCGCCCTATGGCGAACTGCCTGACCTGTCGGCGGTCGATTTCTCAAACGATGTCGTCTTCACCTGGAACGGCACCACGTCGGGCGTGCGCGTTCCCAATGGCGACTGGATCGCCGACGACCGCGAAGGCCTGACCTTCAACGACGCGACCAGCGCGGTGTTTGCCTATGACATGCCGTGGGACAAGCTCGATGTGACGACCTTTTCCTGGCAGAAGGTGCTGGGCGGCGAAGGTGCGCATGGCGTCATCATCCTCGGGCCGCGCGCGGTTGAGCGGCTGGAAAACCACACCCCGGCCTGGCCACTGCCCAAGGTGTTCCGCCTGATGAGCAAGGGCAAGCTGGCCGAAGGCGTGTTCAAGGGCGAAACAATCAATACGCCGTCGATGCTGGCTGTCGAAGACGTCATCTTCGCGCTGGAATGGGCCAAGGCGGTCGGCGGCTTGCAGGGGCTGAAGGCCCGCAGCAATGCCAATGCCGCTGCGCTTGACGCGATTGTCAGCGCCCGCTCCTGGCTCGGCCATCTCGCCGCTGATCCGGCCACCCGCTCGACCACCAGCGTCTGCCTGACGGTCGAAGGGGCGGACGCCGATTTCATCAAGGCCTTTGCCGGCCTCCTCGAAAAGGAGGGCGCCGCCTATGACATCGCCGGATACCGCGATGCCCCGCCGGGACTGCGCATCTGGTGCGGCGCGACCGTCGACACGGCCGACATCGAAGCGCTCGGACCCTGGCTCGACTGGGCCTGGGCTTCGCTGAAGGCTGCCTGA
- a CDS encoding extensin family protein gives MNRVFRLFPLALALLVSACVGGGPERRGDGPPSTSRPTASRPALPAPAPATRACFAQLNETGVRFTPLPDQDFGGGCSARGSLRLNDIGTQTTNLGVMTCPLARNFVAWVNHAVKPAGRQIYGQDVVRVETFGTYSCRNIYGGRSGRLSQHAFANAIDVSGFVLADGRRVTVLDGWNGDSRARQFLRLLHASACRRFGTVLGPDYNAPHANHFHFDMSGEGYCR, from the coding sequence ATGAACCGCGTCTTTCGCCTTTTTCCGCTTGCTCTTGCGCTGTTGGTCAGCGCCTGCGTTGGCGGTGGGCCGGAACGGCGTGGCGATGGCCCGCCATCGACCAGCCGGCCGACGGCTTCGCGACCGGCCTTGCCCGCGCCTGCGCCTGCCACCCGCGCCTGCTTCGCCCAGCTCAATGAAACGGGTGTGCGCTTCACTCCCTTGCCCGATCAGGACTTCGGCGGCGGCTGCAGCGCCCGCGGCAGTTTGCGGCTCAACGACATCGGCACCCAGACAACCAATCTTGGCGTGATGACCTGTCCGCTCGCCCGCAACTTTGTTGCCTGGGTCAATCATGCGGTAAAACCGGCCGGACGTCAGATTTATGGCCAGGATGTCGTGCGGGTTGAAACCTTTGGCACCTATAGTTGCCGCAATATCTATGGTGGACGCTCGGGTCGCTTGTCGCAACATGCCTTTGCCAATGCGATCGATGTTTCCGGCTTTGTCCTTGCCGATGGTCGCCGGGTGACAGTGCTCGATGGCTGGAACGGTGATTCGCGCGCTCGACAGTTTCTCAGGCTGCTGCATGCTTCGGCCTGTCGCCGGTTCGGCACCGTTCTGGGGCCGGACTATAATGCGCCTCATGCCAATCACTTCCACTTCGACATGAGCGGCGAAGGCTATTGTCGCTGA
- a CDS encoding LOG family protein, whose product MTDQKPNGSRFHHAREDARFATQNLPTPQTESPAYRLAFQDTDFLLREDLRPVRFQLELLKPELLLDEANIASMLVIYGSARIPSPDHADALVAAAKTPEECRVAERLAAKAPYYREAKRLAARASAVPRDAQGRRHFVVCSGGGPSIMEAANRGAHECGKESVGLNIVLPHEQAPNQYVTPSLSFQFHYFALRKMHFLLRARAVCVFPGGFGTFDETFELLTLVQTGKMKAMPIVLFGKEFWNRVVDFDALADEGVINRRDIDLFKFVETAEEAWAHICDFWKDDPLGALARSEPDQRPECWDWAPDAD is encoded by the coding sequence ATGACAGACCAGAAACCCAATGGTTCGCGCTTCCATCATGCGCGCGAAGACGCCCGTTTTGCCACGCAAAACCTCCCCACACCCCAGACAGAAAGCCCGGCGTATAGACTGGCCTTTCAGGACACGGATTTCCTGCTGCGCGAGGATTTGCGCCCGGTCCGTTTCCAGCTCGAACTGCTCAAGCCCGAACTGCTGCTGGATGAGGCGAACATTGCCTCGATGCTCGTCATCTATGGCTCGGCCCGTATTCCCTCCCCCGACCATGCCGATGCGCTGGTCGCGGCCGCTAAGACGCCCGAAGAGTGCCGGGTCGCCGAACGGCTCGCGGCCAAGGCACCCTATTATCGCGAGGCCAAGCGGCTCGCGGCGCGGGCCAGCGCGGTGCCCCGTGATGCGCAGGGTAGGCGGCATTTTGTTGTCTGCTCTGGTGGCGGTCCCTCTATCATGGAAGCCGCCAACCGGGGTGCCCATGAATGTGGCAAGGAATCGGTCGGCCTCAATATCGTCCTGCCGCATGAGCAGGCGCCCAACCAATATGTCACCCCGTCACTCAGCTTCCAGTTCCACTATTTCGCTTTGCGGAAGATGCACTTCCTGCTGCGCGCCCGCGCCGTTTGCGTCTTTCCAGGCGGCTTCGGGACGTTTGACGAGACGTTTGAATTGCTCACCCTCGTCCAGACCGGCAAGATGAAGGCGATGCCTATCGTGTTGTTCGGCAAGGAATTTTGGAACCGGGTGGTCGATTTCGATGCGCTGGCCGACGAAGGGGTCATCAACCGTCGTGATATCGACCTGTTCAAATTTGTCGAAACCGCCGAGGAAGCCTGGGCGCACATCTGTGATTTCTGGAAGGATGATCCGCTTGGTGCGCTGGCCCGCAGTGAGCCTGACCAACGGCCCGAATGCTGGGACTGGGCGCCGGACGCCGACTGA
- a CDS encoding c-type cytochrome, producing the protein MDNRNNTIFGWVLGAGIVALGLTSVSTKFFAPHAPEKAGYAVEGAGGAAGGAAAGPAIETLLQTADAAKGEAVFGKCAACHTINAGGANGIGPNLYGVMGTAIGAHVPSFAYSDALKTHGGNWDWSNMDAWLASPRRFADGTKMSFAGLSSAEDRANLMVYLNAQGSNIPLPAAPAADAAPAEGDAAAAPAEGDAAAAPADAAAAAAPAAS; encoded by the coding sequence ATGGACAACCGCAACAACACGATCTTTGGCTGGGTGCTGGGTGCCGGCATCGTCGCTTTGGGGCTGACCAGCGTCAGTACGAAGTTTTTTGCTCCCCATGCGCCTGAAAAGGCAGGCTATGCCGTTGAAGGTGCCGGTGGGGCCGCCGGTGGCGCGGCAGCTGGCCCGGCCATCGAAACGCTGTTGCAGACTGCCGATGCAGCCAAGGGTGAAGCGGTGTTCGGCAAGTGCGCCGCTTGCCACACGATCAATGCGGGCGGCGCCAATGGCATTGGCCCGAACCTCTATGGCGTCATGGGCACGGCAATAGGTGCCCATGTGCCGAGCTTTGCCTATTCCGACGCGCTCAAGACCCATGGCGGAAACTGGGACTGGTCCAATATGGATGCCTGGCTGGCTAGCCCGCGCCGGTTTGCCGATGGCACCAAAATGTCGTTCGCCGGGCTTTCGAGCGCTGAAGATCGGGCCAATCTGATGGTTTATCTGAACGCGCAGGGTTCAAATATCCCGCTGCCTGCGGCGCCTGCTGCTGATGCGGCTCCGGCTGAAGGCGACGCGGCGGCGGCCCCTGCTGAGGGCGACGCAGCTGCTGCGCCGGCTGATGCTGCTGCCGCTGCGGCCCCTGCCGCCAGCTAA
- a CDS encoding prephenate dehydratase, with amino-acid sequence MGSYSPSAQRLVDQMVAAAAAAPARAFAFQGAPGANSDIAVRQYDADALPLPCYSFEDAIDAVQSGAALRAMIPIENSLHGRVADIHFLLPESGLHIVGEHFLPIRYGLMSRDLAPVTRAMSHVQALGQCRHWLRARGISPVNYIDTAGAAAVVADSDEAGLAAIAPPLAAELYGLTLHETGIEDADHNMTRFVVLAKEAIDPPRDGPVMTTLVFEVKNVPAALYKALGGFATNGVNMTKLESYQSGGSFAATEFYADIEGAPGDANIDRALAELAFHCNSVRLLGSYRQARKRG; translated from the coding sequence ATGGGCAGCTATTCACCTTCGGCTCAACGCCTCGTCGATCAGATGGTTGCCGCCGCCGCTGCGGCTCCGGCCCGCGCCTTTGCCTTTCAGGGGGCGCCGGGCGCCAACAGCGATATAGCCGTGCGCCAATATGACGCCGACGCCCTGCCGCTGCCCTGCTACAGTTTCGAGGACGCGATTGACGCGGTCCAGTCCGGCGCGGCGCTCAGGGCGATGATCCCGATCGAAAATTCGCTGCATGGCCGGGTGGCCGATATCCATTTCCTGTTGCCCGAATCGGGCCTGCACATCGTCGGCGAGCATTTCCTGCCGATCCGCTATGGCCTGATGAGCCGCGATCTTGCGCCGGTGACGCGGGCGATGAGCCATGTTCAGGCGCTGGGCCAATGCCGCCACTGGCTGCGCGCGCGGGGCATTTCCCCGGTCAATTACATCGATACGGCCGGTGCCGCCGCCGTCGTCGCCGACAGTGACGAAGCGGGCCTCGCCGCCATTGCCCCGCCTCTTGCCGCCGAACTCTATGGCCTGACGCTGCATGAAACCGGCATCGAGGATGCGGACCATAACATGACCCGCTTTGTCGTTCTGGCCAAGGAAGCGATTGACCCGCCCCGCGACGGCCCGGTGATGACGACCCTGGTGTTCGAGGTGAAGAATGTTCCCGCCGCGCTTTACAAGGCGCTCGGCGGCTTCGCCACCAATGGCGTCAACATGACCAAGCTCGAAAGTTACCAGTCGGGCGGCAGCTTTGCCGCCACCGAATTTTACGCTGACATCGAAGGCGCACCGGGTGATGCCAACATCGACCGCGCGCTCGCGGAACTGGCCTTCCACTGCAACAGCGTCCGTCTCCTCGGCAGCTATCGACAGGCCCGCAAACGGGGGTGA